Proteins from a genomic interval of Salinivibrio kushneri:
- a CDS encoding GNAT family N-acetyltransferase: MTLICQSKRLNVRQFTLDDAPFIVGLLNDASFIRYIADKKVRTEQDATEYLRHGPLASYQAHGFGLNLVERREDGTPIGMCGVLKRDELAYPDLGYAFLSRHTGQGYATEAAEAVLEATLLASGLNTVQAVTLPDNQPSNRLLEKLGFRLQRQIMLYGHSNNLYQYTRV; encoded by the coding sequence ATGACACTGATATGCCAGTCAAAAAGGCTCAATGTGCGACAGTTTACACTCGACGATGCGCCGTTTATTGTGGGGCTGCTTAATGATGCGTCGTTTATACGCTATATCGCAGATAAAAAGGTGCGCACTGAACAAGATGCGACCGAGTATCTCCGTCACGGGCCGCTTGCGAGTTATCAAGCACATGGTTTTGGCTTAAATCTAGTAGAACGGCGGGAAGATGGTACGCCCATCGGTATGTGCGGCGTGCTCAAGCGCGATGAATTGGCATATCCAGATTTAGGTTACGCGTTTTTATCGCGTCACACCGGGCAAGGGTACGCCACAGAAGCCGCCGAGGCGGTGCTTGAAGCCACTCTGTTAGCGAGCGGACTGAATACCGTTCAAGCGGTGACCTTACCGGACAACCAACCCTCCAACCGCTTGCTTGAAAAGCTAGGGTTTCGGCTACAACGCCAAATCATGCTTTATGGGCATAGCAACAATCTGTATCAATATACCCGCGTCTGA
- a CDS encoding TauD/TfdA dioxygenase family protein — MKITLLGDTLGAQIDNIDLSQLSEAEFAALYQAFLRYKVLFFREQPLSTDDHVVLAKRFGELEPPHPFFPHLPDNDQVVVIETSRGNPPSQSYWHTDMTWQAVPPKCSILHAQYVPEHGGDTIWCDMAAVWADLTDEEKTELRQLDTIHALHAFEGSRYDHQDTDGQSVVSKRAQDYPPIRRAMVQAHPETGQEVLFINEQFTRTIADWPEAASQQRLATLFSQARQSKYHVRFRWQKHSVAIWDNRATQHYAVTDYGDAPRRLHRVTVQGDSAQ; from the coding sequence ATGAAGATAACCCTTTTAGGCGATACGTTAGGGGCGCAAATCGATAATATCGATTTATCCCAGCTTTCAGAGGCCGAGTTTGCGGCGCTGTACCAAGCATTTTTACGCTACAAAGTGCTTTTCTTTCGCGAGCAGCCCCTGTCTACCGACGATCATGTCGTACTGGCAAAACGCTTCGGCGAGCTTGAGCCTCCTCACCCGTTTTTTCCACACCTACCCGACAACGACCAAGTGGTCGTGATTGAAACCAGCCGCGGTAATCCACCCAGCCAAAGCTATTGGCACACCGACATGACATGGCAAGCGGTGCCGCCCAAATGCTCGATTTTGCACGCGCAATATGTACCAGAACATGGCGGGGATACCATTTGGTGTGACATGGCAGCAGTATGGGCCGATCTAACCGACGAAGAAAAAACCGAGCTACGCCAGCTCGACACCATTCACGCACTGCACGCCTTTGAAGGCAGCCGTTACGATCATCAAGACACCGACGGCCAGAGTGTCGTCTCGAAACGCGCTCAAGACTATCCACCGATTCGCCGTGCCATGGTGCAAGCCCACCCTGAAACCGGCCAAGAAGTGCTATTTATTAACGAGCAATTTACTCGCACGATTGCTGACTGGCCAGAAGCTGCTAGCCAACAACGGCTTGCGACGCTGTTTAGTCAAGCACGCCAATCGAAATATCACGTTCGCTTTCGCTGGCAAAAACACTCGGTGGCGATCTGGGATAATCGCGCCACCCAACACTACGCAGTAACCGATTATGGCGACGCGCCCAGACGATTACACCGCGTCACCGTTCAGGGTGACAGTGCTCAGTAA
- a CDS encoding HigA family addiction module antitoxin, which yields MRTVEAVTPGELLKEEFLTPMGISQYRLAKEIGVPAQRIGQIIAGKRAITADTDLRLCRFFGLSKGYWLRAQVVYDTEITEHELEDQLNSIRPWTEVSTINKSQHG from the coding sequence ATGCGTACTGTAGAAGCTGTCACACCTGGCGAGTTGCTAAAAGAAGAGTTCCTGACTCCGATGGGGATTTCGCAATATCGTTTGGCTAAAGAAATCGGAGTGCCCGCACAGCGTATTGGTCAAATTATTGCTGGTAAACGGGCTATAACGGCTGATACAGACCTGCGTTTATGCCGTTTTTTTGGATTATCGAAGGGCTATTGGCTGCGAGCTCAAGTCGTCTATGATACTGAAATTACTGAACATGAGCTCGAAGATCAGCTGAATAGTATTCGCCCATGGACAGAAGTCTCGACCATAAACAAAAGCCAACACGGGTGA
- a CDS encoding RNA recognition motif domain-containing protein: MKLLARNLARTTTEHQLRQLFSEYGDVTECTLVLDQETGESKGFAFVTMPDDAQANAAMAALNLASVAKSKIRVKIAN, translated from the coding sequence ATGAAACTTTTAGCTCGCAATCTTGCTCGCACCACTACCGAACACCAACTTCGTCAGCTGTTTTCTGAATATGGTGATGTCACCGAATGCACTCTGGTGCTGGACCAAGAGACTGGCGAATCCAAAGGTTTTGCTTTTGTGACCATGCCTGACGATGCCCAGGCCAACGCTGCAATGGCCGCTTTAAACCTCGCCAGCGTTGCAAAGAGCAAAATCCGCGTGAAAATCGCGAACTAA
- a CDS encoding MarR family winged helix-turn-helix transcriptional regulator, with product MTYPQLKLSSQICHRLYKASNGISRAYRTWLTELDLTYPQYVVMMALWEENQLSIATLVEKTGIDGGAMTQILKKMSDKGLLTIVKDEDDKRKRWVTLTGKGIELQHQAAAIPEKIRCKFPSIDDQQAQQLIELLDKINHDLGESDA from the coding sequence ATGACCTATCCCCAATTAAAGCTCAGTAGCCAAATCTGTCACCGCTTATACAAGGCCTCCAACGGTATTTCGCGCGCCTACCGAACCTGGCTGACCGAGCTTGATCTCACCTATCCGCAATATGTGGTGATGATGGCGCTGTGGGAAGAAAATCAACTATCGATCGCCACGTTAGTTGAGAAGACGGGGATCGACGGTGGTGCGATGACGCAGATTTTGAAAAAGATGAGCGATAAAGGCTTGCTCACCATCGTGAAAGACGAAGACGATAAACGAAAGCGGTGGGTAACATTGACGGGCAAAGGCATTGAGCTGCAGCACCAAGCCGCTGCTATTCCGGAGAAAATCCGCTGCAAGTTTCCCAGCATTGATGATCAGCAAGCCCAGCAACTCATCGAGCTACTGGATAAGATCAATCATGACTTGGGAGAGAGTGACGCATAA
- a CDS encoding organic hydroperoxide resistance protein, with protein sequence MKELQSVAYTAKATATGGREGSAKSDDGRLDVALSTPKGLGGNDGEGTNPEQLFAAGYAACFIGALRLVAGKAGVTLPEDTHINSEVSIGPIDGGFGIAVKLAVSVSDLDKETAQSLVEQAHQVCPYSNATRGNIKVELSVI encoded by the coding sequence ATGAAAGAGCTACAAAGTGTTGCCTATACAGCAAAAGCCACCGCTACTGGAGGCCGCGAAGGGTCTGCAAAATCTGATGACGGACGTTTAGATGTGGCGCTTTCCACGCCTAAAGGTTTGGGCGGAAACGATGGCGAAGGCACTAACCCTGAGCAGCTTTTTGCTGCCGGCTATGCGGCGTGTTTTATTGGTGCGTTGCGTTTGGTGGCCGGTAAAGCAGGCGTGACCTTGCCTGAAGACACTCACATTAACTCAGAAGTTTCGATTGGTCCTATTGATGGTGGTTTTGGTATTGCCGTGAAGCTGGCAGTGTCTGTTAGCGATCTGGATAAAGAGACCGCGCAGTCATTGGTCGAGCAAGCGCACCAGGTCTGCCCGTATTCCAATGCGACACGTGGCAATATTAAGGTCGAGCTGTCAGTGATTTAA
- a CDS encoding GNAT family N-acetyltransferase translates to MSETTTSQLTKISVVPLTDEDIDGVRQVSLHDQQVKFAGTADEFLAEDSETIHRHVIKRAGKTVGFFKLDTDYASQYDFCPPKALGLRMFVVDARYQGQGLGTGAVKALLEYLPVAYRDFNWMYLTVNCQNPAAKACYQKGGFTDTGELYWGGAAGPQHIMYAAIDADNKGKAQ, encoded by the coding sequence ATGTCAGAAACCACCACTAGTCAGCTCACCAAGATAAGCGTCGTTCCACTGACTGATGAGGACATCGACGGTGTTCGTCAGGTATCCCTACACGACCAACAAGTGAAATTTGCCGGCACCGCAGACGAATTTCTTGCTGAGGACAGTGAGACCATTCACCGCCATGTGATCAAGCGAGCGGGCAAGACGGTAGGCTTTTTTAAACTCGATACTGACTATGCGTCTCAGTATGACTTTTGCCCGCCAAAGGCGTTGGGTTTGCGCATGTTTGTAGTGGATGCGCGGTATCAAGGGCAAGGTCTAGGCACCGGTGCGGTTAAAGCCTTGCTTGAGTATTTGCCCGTTGCTTATCGTGATTTCAATTGGATGTATCTAACGGTGAACTGTCAAAACCCGGCCGCTAAAGCCTGTTACCAAAAAGGCGGCTTTACTGATACAGGCGAGCTGTACTGGGGCGGCGCGGCAGGGCCTCAGCATATTATGTATGCTGCGATTGACGCCGATAATAAGGGCAAAGCGCAATGA
- the lhgO gene encoding L-2-hydroxyglutarate oxidase: MKSVYDYVIVGGGIVGASTAWQLKQRRPDCSVLLVEKEASVAQHQTGHNSGVIHAGVYYPPGSLKADFCKRGAALTVEFCAKHDIAVENCGKLLVATNEQEMARMQALYERCLTNDIDVRWLDAAELHAEEPNVKGLGAIAVRATSIVDYRRVTEQMVCEFEALGGITQLNTEVVGASEAAEQVTLHCQASGEPLTIHCQFVVTCSGLMADRMTNMMGIPTAFQIIPYRGEYYQLASQYQGFVNHLIYPIPDPDLPFLGVHLTRMIDGSITVGPNAVQGWKREGYGKVNVSLKDTWQMLTFAGFWKVTLNNLKAGLVELKNSWWKPGYVKQVNKYCPTIKAKDLNPYPAGIRAQAVLNDGKLVHDFLFAESARSLHVCNAPSPAATSAMPIGEYICDKVREKQHWLSDDAD, encoded by the coding sequence ATGAAATCTGTTTATGATTATGTAATTGTCGGTGGAGGTATTGTTGGCGCGTCTACGGCTTGGCAGTTAAAGCAGCGTCGTCCCGATTGTTCTGTGCTGCTGGTGGAAAAAGAGGCGAGCGTTGCCCAGCACCAAACCGGGCATAACAGTGGCGTGATCCACGCGGGTGTCTATTATCCACCAGGCAGTTTAAAAGCCGATTTCTGTAAACGAGGAGCGGCGCTGACCGTTGAATTTTGTGCCAAGCACGATATTGCAGTCGAAAACTGTGGCAAGCTATTGGTCGCCACCAACGAGCAAGAGATGGCTCGGATGCAGGCGCTCTATGAGCGTTGCTTAACCAATGATATCGACGTGCGCTGGTTGGATGCGGCGGAGCTTCACGCTGAAGAGCCCAATGTTAAAGGCTTAGGAGCCATTGCGGTGCGCGCGACCAGCATTGTTGATTATCGGCGGGTGACTGAGCAAATGGTGTGTGAGTTTGAAGCGCTCGGTGGTATTACCCAGCTTAATACAGAAGTCGTTGGAGCCAGCGAAGCGGCTGAACAAGTCACTCTCCATTGCCAAGCAAGCGGGGAGCCGCTAACGATTCATTGTCAGTTTGTGGTGACATGCAGTGGGTTGATGGCAGATAGAATGACCAACATGATGGGGATCCCAACCGCGTTTCAAATTATCCCTTACCGCGGGGAATACTATCAACTTGCGAGCCAGTACCAAGGCTTTGTTAATCACCTTATCTATCCGATTCCCGATCCCGATTTACCTTTTTTAGGCGTTCATCTCACGCGGATGATAGACGGCTCTATTACGGTGGGACCTAACGCTGTGCAAGGCTGGAAGCGTGAAGGCTATGGCAAGGTGAATGTCAGTCTAAAAGACACTTGGCAAATGTTAACGTTTGCCGGCTTTTGGAAAGTCACCCTCAATAATCTAAAAGCCGGGTTGGTCGAGCTGAAAAATTCCTGGTGGAAGCCGGGCTACGTCAAACAAGTAAATAAATACTGCCCGACAATCAAAGCTAAGGATTTGAATCCTTATCCAGCGGGGATCCGTGCTCAAGCCGTGCTAAATGACGGCAAATTGGTCCATGACTTTCTGTTTGCCGAAAGTGCAAGGAGTTTACACGTGTGCAATGCGCCATCGCCAGCCGCGACCTCTGCGATGCCGATTGGTGAATACATTTGTGACAAGGTGAGGGAAAAACAACACTGGCTCAGCGATGATGCTGATTAG
- a CDS encoding NAD(P)-dependent oxidoreductase yields the protein MNIIVFGATGDIGSRIVSEALQRGHKVTAVTRNEAAFSKLPDAVTPVAANLNDAGKVASVIAGHDLAITALRPPTGEEAQLPVLTQAVVQGAAHHQMRVLIVGGAARLMIPGTVGETVLNAEGFLPASAVEIARACQVQYEQCLASQDVIWSYLSPAAMIAPGTRTGQYTLGTDTLVTDSDGQSRISMEDFAVAMLDEAETPKHLQQAFTVGYQ from the coding sequence ATGAATATAATCGTATTTGGTGCCACGGGCGATATTGGCAGTCGAATTGTGTCGGAAGCGTTGCAACGCGGCCATAAGGTCACGGCAGTGACACGTAACGAGGCAGCATTCAGCAAGCTACCCGACGCCGTAACGCCTGTCGCCGCCAATTTGAACGATGCAGGCAAGGTGGCATCGGTAATAGCTGGTCATGATCTTGCCATTACGGCGTTACGCCCACCGACAGGCGAAGAAGCACAATTACCCGTGTTAACCCAAGCGGTCGTCCAAGGCGCAGCCCATCATCAAATGCGCGTTCTGATTGTCGGCGGTGCGGCTCGACTGATGATTCCAGGCACTGTCGGTGAAACCGTGTTAAACGCAGAGGGATTTCTCCCTGCTTCAGCGGTTGAGATTGCACGCGCGTGCCAAGTGCAATATGAGCAGTGCCTAGCCAGCCAAGACGTGATTTGGAGCTACCTCTCGCCTGCCGCCATGATCGCACCTGGTACTCGCACCGGTCAGTACACATTGGGGACAGACACCTTAGTGACAGATAGTGACGGACAGTCTCGCATTTCAATGGAAGACTTCGCGGTCGCCATGCTTGATGAAGCCGAAACCCCTAAGCATCTGCAACAAGCGTTTACCGTGGGTTATCAATAA
- a CDS encoding GNAT family N-acetyltransferase, whose product MEIAIRQGWPLEQAQNVAELYEQAFGMKFARAIPNQAARVAVLSQCFVPDFSFAAMQNGKVVGLAGFQTQAGALTQGMGAKQLIDNLGPIKGIWACAVLALFERKAAPNELVMDGIAVDSAVRGQGIGSQLLDAIMDCAQAHGFESVRLDVINSNPRARKLYQAKGFVATKEERFPHLKWLVGFSGATTMVKALN is encoded by the coding sequence ATGGAGATAGCGATCCGGCAGGGATGGCCGCTTGAGCAAGCACAAAACGTCGCTGAGTTATATGAGCAGGCGTTTGGGATGAAGTTCGCACGGGCAATCCCTAATCAGGCAGCGCGCGTAGCGGTGTTGTCTCAGTGTTTTGTCCCAGACTTTTCGTTTGCTGCTATGCAAAACGGCAAGGTGGTAGGGTTGGCTGGGTTTCAAACTCAAGCCGGCGCACTGACACAGGGCATGGGCGCGAAACAGTTAATCGATAATTTGGGGCCCATTAAAGGCATTTGGGCCTGTGCAGTATTGGCGCTGTTTGAGCGTAAAGCGGCACCCAATGAATTGGTGATGGATGGCATTGCTGTTGATAGCGCTGTGCGCGGGCAGGGGATTGGCTCCCAATTGTTGGATGCCATTATGGATTGTGCCCAAGCGCATGGCTTTGAAAGCGTTCGATTAGATGTCATTAATAGCAACCCCAGAGCCCGCAAGCTTTATCAAGCCAAGGGCTTTGTCGCTACCAAAGAAGAGCGTTTTCCTCACCTAAAATGGTTAGTCGGCTTTTCAGGCGCCACCACCATGGTCAAGGCGCTGAACTAA
- a CDS encoding GNAT family N-acetyltransferase, whose translation MFMIETRRLVLRNMQPSDEEAFVHLTQHQKYQRFYSETDCQPETYRDLHARFIEQANANPRVAYQLAVICKQSEKCIGTVGLRLEDNHQASIGCGLAVEAQGAGLMREAAVALADFGFESLGVHRLYAETIYDNLAATKLCRSLGMRQEAHFHQHRFFKERWWDTVVYAILRHEWEQG comes from the coding sequence ATGTTTATGATTGAAACACGTCGACTAGTGCTGCGTAACATGCAGCCAAGCGATGAAGAGGCGTTTGTTCACTTAACGCAACACCAGAAGTACCAGCGTTTTTATAGCGAAACGGACTGCCAGCCAGAGACATACCGAGACTTACACGCGCGCTTTATCGAACAAGCCAACGCAAATCCACGCGTGGCTTATCAGTTGGCGGTTATCTGCAAGCAATCAGAAAAATGTATTGGCACTGTCGGTTTAAGGCTTGAGGACAACCATCAAGCATCCATCGGGTGCGGCTTAGCTGTGGAGGCGCAAGGCGCGGGGCTAATGAGGGAGGCGGCTGTCGCGCTGGCCGACTTTGGTTTTGAGTCTCTGGGCGTGCATCGGTTATACGCTGAGACCATTTACGATAATCTTGCTGCAACCAAGCTTTGTCGTTCACTTGGCATGCGACAAGAGGCCCATTTTCATCAGCATCGTTTCTTTAAAGAACGGTGGTGGGATACGGTGGTTTACGCCATATTACGACACGAATGGGAGCAAGGATGA
- a CDS encoding GNAT family N-acetyltransferase, producing MELVVPALDHQAAFTRFYDDFAQFDPENADYYWPGKDDFPTYVTRLTDESLGKNLRKGYVPCSHFWLLDAEQQIIGAIRIRHHINTPFLTQEAGHIGYDIAPSYRGRGCGKQMLALALPKARELGITRALITANEDNMASRKVIEANGGTLENIINGEVFNESLARYWVDING from the coding sequence ATGGAATTAGTCGTCCCCGCACTCGATCACCAAGCAGCCTTTACGCGCTTTTATGATGATTTTGCTCAGTTTGACCCCGAGAATGCCGATTATTATTGGCCGGGGAAAGACGATTTCCCCACTTACGTGACTCGGTTAACGGATGAGTCATTGGGTAAAAACCTTCGTAAAGGTTATGTGCCGTGTAGTCATTTTTGGCTGCTTGATGCTGAGCAACAAATCATTGGCGCGATTCGGATCCGTCATCACATCAATACGCCATTTCTAACCCAAGAAGCTGGACACATTGGCTACGACATTGCGCCATCATATCGTGGGCGCGGATGTGGCAAGCAAATGTTAGCCTTAGCACTCCCCAAGGCGAGAGAACTGGGGATCACTCGCGCTCTAATTACCGCGAATGAAGACAATATGGCATCGCGCAAAGTAATTGAAGCTAATGGCGGCACGTTGGAAAACATCATCAATGGTGAAGTGTTCAATGAATCATTGGCGCGGTACTGGGTGGATATTAATGGATGA
- a CDS encoding GNAT family N-acetyltransferase — protein sequence MDDSPRVDQLDSDRLFLVAPNMTHQPFILEAVLESQHTLAPFMDWLPHALTESSSIENTQQAIDDFDMFINELRYSIFEKSTGQLVGVISLIIRNIAIPYFEIGYWLRSSKEGLGYVSEAVRTLEQYAFNDLNAKRVEIKTAYENTRSRAVAERCGYHQEAILINDRILPSGAISSTVVYAKVAAFETEEK from the coding sequence ATGGATGATTCCCCGCGCGTAGACCAACTGGACAGCGATCGTCTGTTTCTGGTGGCACCCAATATGACCCATCAGCCTTTCATTTTAGAAGCCGTGTTGGAAAGCCAGCACACCCTTGCGCCTTTTATGGATTGGCTTCCGCACGCGTTGACCGAATCGAGCTCGATTGAAAACACCCAACAAGCGATTGATGACTTTGACATGTTTATTAATGAGCTACGCTACTCGATTTTTGAAAAATCGACGGGGCAATTGGTGGGTGTGATCAGCTTAATTATCCGCAACATCGCGATTCCTTATTTTGAAATAGGCTATTGGCTGCGGAGCTCCAAAGAAGGCCTTGGCTATGTGAGTGAAGCAGTGAGAACGCTAGAGCAGTACGCGTTTAATGACCTTAATGCCAAGCGTGTCGAAATCAAAACCGCCTACGAAAACACCCGCAGCCGCGCGGTAGCCGAGCGTTGTGGGTATCACCAAGAAGCGATACTTATCAATGACCGTATCCTGCCGAGCGGTGCGATTTCTAGCACTGTGGTTTATGCAAAAGTGGCGGCATTTGAAACGGAGGAGAAATAA
- a CDS encoding NUDIX hydrolase, translating to MIPVNTSVVSGVALSRIEGEIKMLLMKRVKGGFWCHVAGSIEAGETGVDAIVREFSEETQIAVAELYNAQFLEQFYEASVNVIELIPVFVVICGDNQAITLNDEHTDYRWCSLDEAKALAPYQNQHAVYDHVWAYFVDQPVNPLYHVNLPNHKE from the coding sequence ATGATCCCTGTGAATACTTCCGTGGTATCGGGCGTAGCGCTCTCTCGTATTGAGGGAGAGATAAAAATGCTACTGATGAAGCGAGTGAAAGGTGGCTTCTGGTGCCATGTTGCGGGCTCGATTGAAGCGGGCGAGACTGGAGTTGACGCCATCGTCCGGGAGTTTAGCGAAGAAACCCAAATTGCGGTGGCTGAGTTGTATAACGCGCAATTTTTGGAGCAATTTTATGAGGCGTCGGTGAATGTGATCGAGCTTATCCCTGTGTTTGTGGTGATATGTGGTGATAACCAAGCCATCACGCTTAATGATGAACACACCGATTATCGCTGGTGCTCACTTGATGAGGCAAAAGCCTTGGCGCCGTATCAAAATCAGCATGCCGTATATGACCATGTATGGGCTTACTTTGTTGATCAGCCCGTTAACCCGTTATATCACGTCAACTTACCTAACCATAAGGAATGA
- a CDS encoding VF530 family protein, whose translation MDTQLNNPLHGLTLQTILTRLVEHYGWPGLYQHINVNCFSNDPSIKSSLKFLRRTQWARDKVEALYIDTFCSG comes from the coding sequence ATGGATACACAACTCAATAACCCGCTGCACGGATTAACCCTACAAACCATATTGACCCGTTTGGTTGAACACTATGGTTGGCCAGGCCTCTACCAACATATCAATGTGAACTGTTTTTCTAACGATCCTTCGATCAAATCATCATTGAAATTTTTGCGTAGAACGCAGTGGGCGCGAGATAAGGTCGAAGCCTTGTATATTGATACCTTTTGTTCAGGGTGA
- a CDS encoding 2TM domain-containing protein, whose translation MNVKALRVQKGWSQDQLAQFSGLSVRTIQRIERGHKPGLESLKSLAAVFDIDISDLQKETDMQADTSMSSEERAIAKRVRALGGFYSHLTHYVVVLAILFIINWLTTPGYYWAWWVALGWGIAVVSHGVSAMGIVDLFGDKWEKRQIEKRLNARSKR comes from the coding sequence ATGAACGTGAAAGCACTCAGAGTTCAAAAAGGGTGGTCGCAAGACCAGTTGGCACAATTTAGTGGGCTCAGTGTTCGGACAATTCAACGTATCGAACGGGGCCACAAACCCGGATTGGAGTCGCTGAAATCGTTGGCTGCTGTGTTTGATATCGACATTAGTGATTTGCAAAAGGAGACAGACATGCAGGCAGATACTTCAATGAGTTCAGAGGAAAGAGCGATTGCCAAGCGCGTCCGCGCCCTCGGCGGTTTTTATTCTCATTTGACGCACTATGTGGTCGTGCTGGCGATTTTGTTTATTATCAACTGGCTAACCACACCAGGCTATTATTGGGCTTGGTGGGTCGCATTGGGATGGGGGATTGCCGTGGTCAGCCACGGTGTCAGTGCTATGGGCATTGTCGATCTCTTTGGTGATAAGTGGGAAAAACGTCAGATAGAGAAGCGACTGAACGCGCGGTCAAAGCGTTAA
- a CDS encoding gamma-glutamyl-gamma-aminobutyrate hydrolase family protein: MDKPVIAITGPSKGARLPRFFVAAAVKLYGGKPLQLHPGTALDPDAYHGVVIAGGHDVEPVLYAAEPEVKPNYDSERDALESAVIKSALASQKPLLGICRGAQLLNICLGGTLHQSLREQRKKTSHRWTVFPMKTLCISREVNGHIQQRLGQGRRKINSLHNQAINALGEDLTVSARDLDGIVQAIESPNGPYTLGVQWHPEFLLYLGCQRALFKGLVEHATRFQQRQAASQ, from the coding sequence ATGGATAAACCCGTCATCGCAATAACCGGCCCGAGCAAAGGCGCACGGCTGCCACGTTTTTTTGTTGCCGCGGCAGTCAAACTCTATGGTGGCAAGCCGTTACAACTACACCCCGGTACCGCGCTGGATCCAGACGCCTATCATGGCGTGGTGATTGCTGGCGGGCACGATGTCGAGCCTGTGCTGTACGCCGCTGAGCCCGAAGTGAAACCCAACTACGATTCTGAACGCGATGCCCTAGAGAGCGCAGTTATCAAAAGCGCGCTGGCAAGCCAAAAGCCCTTGCTGGGGATTTGCCGTGGCGCGCAACTTCTCAACATTTGTTTAGGTGGCACCTTGCACCAAAGCTTGCGCGAACAACGCAAAAAAACCTCTCATCGCTGGACAGTGTTCCCGATGAAAACCTTGTGTATATCGCGTGAAGTCAACGGCCATATCCAGCAACGGTTGGGGCAAGGCAGACGCAAAATAAACAGCCTGCACAACCAAGCAATTAACGCGTTAGGCGAGGATTTAACGGTAAGCGCACGTGATTTAGATGGTATTGTACAAGCCATTGAATCACCCAACGGCCCCTATACACTGGGGGTTCAGTGGCATCCAGAGTTCTTGCTTTATCTTGGCTGTCAGCGTGCGTTGTTTAAGGGCTTAGTCGAGCATGCAACGCGCTTCCAGCAGCGACAAGCGGCCTCTCAGTAA